In the genome of Paenibacillus sp. GP183, the window GGAAGATCTCATCAATATTGGGGCGTACCAGCGAGGATCCAATCCGCAGATTGATCTGGCTATGCAATATATTCAAGCCATTTGGGATTATACCAAGCAAAGAATCACGGAAAAGCTGACCTTTGAGGAAGCTCACGAACGTTTAATTCAAGAATTTTATCAGAAATGAGGCGCAGTTGAATGAAGTTTAAGTACTCTTTTCAACAAATCGTCAATCTTAAGAATAATGAAAAAACGCAGGCTGAATGGATTTTATCAGAAGCCTTAGATCGGCTTCGTACGGAAGAGTCAAGCTTGTATGACCTCTCGGAGCAAAAACTGGAGCTGTCCGAACAGCTTGCTGATGTTTCCGAAAGCGCCACAACGATTTCTCAAATGCTCGTCTATCAAAATTATTTGAACCATCTGAATCAGCAGATACTGAAAAAGAATGCAGAAGTTCAATTAGCCCAGAATGTTGTCGTCAAAAAGCAGGAGCATCTTTCCGAGAAGGTGATTGACGAGAAGGTCTGGACCAAAGCCAGAGAAAGAGCTTACAGCCAGTATAAAATTGAATCAGGCCGTAAAGAGCAGGATGTATTGGATGAAATCTCGACCAACCGCTTTAAACGATTATCCTAGCCGTTTTATATTTGAACTATGTTGAAGGAGGGAAGAGAAAATGAATGAGACGCATATAGAAGGCTCATCTTCTTCCTACAGCTTGATGGAAAGGTTTTTAATTTGGTTCGCCATACCTTTCATATTTACAGCTGTGCTGCTTGGAGTTCTGCTTTCGGTCTTCGGTTATGACATAAAAAGCAGCATTCAAAAAACGCTGCACAATATGCCGGTCATTGGCAGTGTTGTTCCTGCGCCAGCCGTTAAACCGGATGCTTCCGCAGCTCCAGGAAAAACACCAACCAATCAACAAAACTTGCAAAACAAGGATGATCAGATTGCGGCACTGAATACCAAAGTGCTGGAGCTTCAGGCTGCCCTGCAAAAATCGGACAGTGTCTCTCAGCAAAAGGATCAAGGACTGAAGGATATTACGGCTAAGAATACAGCGCTTATGGACCAGCTTAAAACCAAAACACAGACGGATGAAGAATACAAAAATCAAATTACCCAGCTAGCCACCCTCTATGCCAGCATGTCAGCGAGTAAAGCAGCACCGATCATGGAAAACCTTACACCGAAAGAAATGGTTCTTGTTTTCAGTATGATGAAACCCGCCAGCCGGGGACCCATTTTGGAAAAGATGGATCCGAAAAAAGCAGCTGAAGCTTCAATCGGCTTAAAGGATATTGTGCCGGTCAAGGATCAGGAGATAGCCGCGCTTCAAGAGAGATTAACCATTAATGGGGCAAATGAAACAGCTGCCTCGAAAAAAGTCAGCAAATCCGATCTGGCGCTTACTTTTGCGAATATGATCCCAAAAAATGCAGCCATAATTTTGCTGGAAATGAATAAATCCAATTCAGATAAAGTGCTGTCTATCTTTACCTCCATGGATAACGCAAGTAGATCCAAGGTGATGACGGCCCTATCGGATTTGTCCAAGGAAACGGCTGCATCGATAACGGCGAAACTTGCCCCATAAACGGTTAGGTTCCATGAAGGGAGGTGAAAAAATGGATATCTCAATGATGACGGCTCCAACTGCAGTCAATTCAACAGCAACACCGGCAACAGGTACTGCTAATCAACAAGCTGT includes:
- the fliJ gene encoding flagellar export protein FliJ, coding for MKFKYSFQQIVNLKNNEKTQAEWILSEALDRLRTEESSLYDLSEQKLELSEQLADVSESATTISQMLVYQNYLNHLNQQILKKNAEVQLAQNVVVKKQEHLSEKVIDEKVWTKARERAYSQYKIESGRKEQDVLDEISTNRFKRLS